Proteins found in one Sorghum bicolor cultivar BTx623 chromosome 1, Sorghum_bicolor_NCBIv3, whole genome shotgun sequence genomic segment:
- the LOC8054122 gene encoding protein yippee-like encodes MGRLFLMHLDGNVYSCKHCKTHLGVAGDIISKAFHCKHGKAYLFHKVVNVTSGVKEDRMMITGMHTVSDIFCVGCGSIVGWKYEAAHEKSQRYKEGKFILERYKVSGPDGSQYWIAPDVNLGGSDADDV; translated from the exons ATGGGGCGGCTGTTCCTGATGCACCTGGACGGCAACGTCTACAGCTGCAAGCACTGCAAGACCCACCTCGGCGTTGCCGGCGACATCATCTCCAAG GCCTTCCACTGCAAGCACGGGAAGGCGTACCTCTTCCATAAGGT TGTCAATGTGACTTCTGGAGTAAAAGAAGATCGCATGATGATCACAGGAATGCATACTGTTTCTGATATCTTCTGTGTTGGCTGTGGATCCATCGTTGGATGGAAATAT GAGGCTGCACATGAGAAGAGCCAGAGATACAAGGAAGGAAAGTTTATTCTGGAGAG GTACAAGGTGTCGGGCCCTGATGGAAGCCAGTACTGGATTGCACCAGATGTTAACTTGGGTGGAAGCGACGCCGATGATGTATGA
- the LOC8054123 gene encoding putative ABC1 protein At2g40090, whose amino-acid sequence MWRRAATAALSLGAGAGAVAVANSDDPAATLKVCAHLPPRLLRDSATAATIAFDYKWSLWGLEPGTPAWQSAKHHAHLRSANRLQELCFRNGGIYIKLGQHIAQLEYVVPEEYVQTMRESMLKRCPVSSYEQVRGVFAKDLGESPETVFAEFDPVPLASASLAQVHAARTHDGQKVAVKVQHDHLADTGVVDIATVDLLVNALHYIFPTFDYRWLVDEVRESAPKELDFLNEAKNSVKCLDNFRRLSPQVAGSIYAPKVYWNLSTSRILTMEFMDAKEVTDVNGIKSIGVHPVDVSNLVSKAFAEMIFKHGFVHCDPHAANMMVRPMPHDSRKLFGWKRPQLVLLDHGLYKELDYNTRISYASLWKALVFADAKAIKENSVKLGAGEDLHALFAGVLTMRPWKRVIDPSPDHLVLGKNTDYSELQNYASLYFTEISELLRRLPRVILLMLKTNDCLRAVNHALVGGTSLESFMIIGRVSSEAVLDAKRMKRRSFLDGLMIWLEEVLLEARFFSLKLMLCVMQLRKLLPG is encoded by the exons ATGTGGCGgcgcgcggcgacggcggcgctgtCGCTGGGCGCTGGCGCCGGCGCGGTCGCGGTCGCCAACTCCGATGACCCCGCCGCGACGCTCAAGGTCTGCGCGCACCTGCCTCCGCGCCTCCTCCGCGACTCCGCCACGGCCGCCACCATCGCGTTCGACTACAAGTGGTCCCTCTGGGGCCTCGAGCCGGGCACCCCCGCGTGGCAGAGCgccaagcaccacgctcacctCCGCTCCGCCAACCGACTGCAGGAGCTCTGCTTCCGGAACGGCGGCATCTACATCAAGCTCGGCCAGCACATCGCTCAGCTG GAGTATGTCGTGCCGGAGGAGTACGTGCAGACAATGAGGGAATCGATGCTGAAGAGGTGCCCGGTCTCATCGTACGAGCAGGTCCGCGGGGTGTTTGCCAAGGATCTTGGTGAATCACCAGAAACT GTTTTTGCAGAATTTGATCCTGTCCCTCTTGCAAGTGCTTCCCTTGCACAAGTCCATGCTGCCCGAACGCACGATGGGCAAAAAGTTGCTGTTAAG GTTCAGCATGATCACCTCGCGGATACTGGTGTTGTAGATATAGCCACTGTGGATTTGTTAGTGAATGCTCTGCATTATATTTTCCCTACATTTGACTACAG GTGGTTAGTTGATGAAGTTCGAGAAAGTGCCCCTAAG GAACTGGATTTCTTGAATGAGGCCAAAAACAGCGTAAAATGTTTGGATAACTTTAGAAGGTTGTCTCCTCAGGTTGCTGGTAGCATATATGCCCCCAAGGTTTATTGGAATCTCAGCACGTCTAGAATTCTCACCATGGAGTTTATGGATGCCAAGGAGGTAACTGATGTTAATGGCATTAAATCAATTGGAGTTCACCCTGTTGATGTTTCAAACCTA GTCAGTAAAGCATTTGCTGAGATGATTTTCAAGCACGGTTTTGTTCATTGTGATCCCCATGCTGCCAATATGATGGTCCGACCAATGCCACATGACAGCAGAAAACTTTTTG GTTGGAAGAGGCCACAGCTAGTTCTTCTTGATCATGGACTTTACAAAGAGCTTGATTATAATACTAGGATAAGCTACGCTTCTCTTTGGAAG GCGCTTGTTTTTGCCGATGCAAAAGCAATTAAGGAGAACAGTGTCAAACTGGGTGCTGGGGAGGATCTTCATGCACTCTTTGCTGGTGTTCTCACTATGAGGCCATGGAAAAGGGTGATTGACCCATCTCCTGATCATCTTGTCCTAGGAAAAAATACTGATTATTCAGAACTACAG AATTATGCCTCATTGTATTTTACTGAGATCTCGGAGCTGCTGAGGAGATTACCGAGGGTTATATTGTTGATGCTTAAAACAAATGACTGTTTACGTGCAGTCAATCATGCCCTG GTTGGAGGCACTTCCTTGGAGTCGTTTATGATCATTGGACGGGTATCTTCTGAAGCTGTGCTGGATGCTAAAAGGATGAAGAGGAGGTCCTTTCTAGATGGATTGATGATATGGCTCGAGGAAGTCCTGCTGGAAGCTCGATTCTTTAGTTTGAAGCTCATGCTATGTGTTATGCAACTTAGGAAGTTGTTGCCTGGCTAA